A window from Moritella yayanosii encodes these proteins:
- a CDS encoding NAD/FAD-utilizing enzyme, producing the protein MLRHYYVSDDLDELEIVERELEAEGFTEPQIHVLSLDDCHVEQHHLHEVESLLKQNVIRGGEIGAGVGVIVAMLALGLPYMMGWTDGAAGWLPFIFLSVLSFGFCIWEGGFIGFQKPNVHFVRFQELLIKGKHILFVDVDPVQEHNFGMIMKSHPNVEPICCGSGSPHWVVSCQDAYNRVVKGAP; encoded by the coding sequence ATGTTAAGACACTATTATGTATCTGATGATCTTGATGAACTAGAGATTGTTGAAAGGGAGCTCGAAGCAGAAGGATTTACCGAACCCCAAATTCATGTATTAAGTCTTGATGATTGCCACGTTGAGCAGCACCATTTACATGAAGTTGAATCTTTGCTTAAACAAAATGTTATTCGGGGGGGCGAAATAGGCGCTGGCGTTGGCGTCATTGTGGCTATGTTGGCGTTAGGGTTACCCTATATGATGGGGTGGACTGATGGCGCGGCAGGTTGGTTACCCTTCATTTTTTTGTCTGTGCTGAGTTTTGGTTTTTGTATTTGGGAAGGGGGCTTTATTGGTTTCCAGAAGCCGAATGTACACTTTGTTCGTTTTCAAGAATTACTGATAAAAGGCAAACACATTTTATTTGTCGATGTGGATCCGGTACAAGAGCATAATTTTGGCATGATAATGAAGTCGCACCCCAATGTCGAACCTATTTGTTGTGGGTCAGGATCACCGCATTGGGTCGTTAGCTGTCAGGATGCCTATAATCGCGTGGTGAAGGGAGCGCCTTAA